In one window of Primulina tabacum isolate GXHZ01 chromosome 8, ASM2559414v2, whole genome shotgun sequence DNA:
- the LOC142554633 gene encoding putative mitochondrial protein AtMg00860, with the protein MPNGENVNFGLEQVQVAFFGHIILKEGISVDPSKIEAVNNWLRPTTVTEVRSFFGLAGYYRRVIARFSKIALPLTALTRKNVKLLWNEARDHNFQDLNAKLTSAPVLAIPEGPGDFVVYSDASKQGLGAVLMQHGKVKTEHQRQAGLLKPLPIPESKWEHITMDFILGLS; encoded by the exons atgccaaatggagaaaatgtgaattttgggcTTGAACAAGTACAAGTAGCATTCTTCGGTCATATCATTTTAAAAGaaggcatatcagtggatccaagCAAGATTGAAGCTGTTAATAACTGGCTACGACCTACCACTGTTaccgaggtacgtagtttttttgggttagctggttattaccgtcgGGTTATAgcaagattttctaagatagcaTTGCCTTTGACTGCTTTGACtcgaaagaatgtgaaattACTATGGAACGAAGCACGTGATCACAATTTCCAAGATTTAAATGCAAAATTGACATCAGCACCAGTCCTTGCTATACCAGAAGGGCCAGGAGATTTTGTGGTATACAGTGATGCTTCGAAACAAGGTTTAGGAGCAGTTTTAATGCAGCACGGGAag gtcaagactgaacatcaaagacAAGCAGGACTCCTGAAACCACTTCCCATTCCTGAGTCGAAATGGGAGCACATCACGATGGATTTCATTCTTGGGTTGAGTTAA